One window of the Granulicella arctica genome contains the following:
- a CDS encoding arabinofuranosidase catalytic domain-containing protein, translating to MEDGIYGHLKVPANTPFVTVMGACDGQHSYVIYQGNAQSGALTNTGTLALPKGYQPMQQEGAIILGIGGDNSNSANGYFFEGVMTQGMPAGKIMESIQHNIVSARYAGQLR from the coding sequence ATGGAGGACGGGATCTACGGTCACCTCAAAGTTCCCGCGAACACTCCCTTTGTTACCGTGATGGGTGCCTGCGATGGGCAGCATAGCTACGTCATCTATCAAGGCAATGCCCAGTCCGGGGCCCTGACGAATACCGGTACGCTTGCCCTGCCGAAGGGCTATCAACCGATGCAGCAGGAGGGAGCCATCATCCTTGGCATCGGCGGCGACAACAGCAATTCGGCCAATGGCTATTTCTTCGAAGGGGTGATGACCCAGGGGATGCCGGCTGGGAAGATTATGGAATCCATCCAACACAATATCGTATCGGCTCGGTACGCAGGCCAACTGCGCTAA
- a CDS encoding SDR family NAD(P)-dependent oxidoreductase — translation MSKLTGKVAVVTGASKGIGAGIAKAFAAEGASVVVNYSSSREGADKVVAEITAAGGKAIAVQGSVSKAEDVTRLFAETKKAYGKLDVLVNNAGVYEFAPLEAITAEQFHRQFDTNVLGLIQATQEAAKYFNGHGGSVINIGSTISSINSPQSTVYTATKHAVDGITRVLSKELAARKIRVNSINPGLVVTEGTHTAGVIGGEFEQQLIELTPMGRVGQVSDITPVAVFLASDDSGWITGELLLASGGAR, via the coding sequence ATGAGCAAGCTGACAGGTAAGGTTGCAGTGGTTACGGGAGCTTCGAAGGGTATCGGCGCTGGGATTGCGAAGGCGTTTGCCGCTGAGGGTGCTTCGGTTGTGGTGAACTATTCGTCGAGCCGCGAGGGAGCGGACAAGGTTGTGGCGGAGATTACGGCTGCGGGCGGTAAGGCGATTGCGGTGCAGGGATCGGTTTCGAAGGCTGAGGATGTAACGCGGCTGTTCGCGGAGACGAAGAAGGCGTACGGCAAGCTGGACGTGCTGGTGAACAACGCTGGCGTGTATGAGTTTGCACCGCTCGAGGCGATTACGGCAGAGCAGTTCCATCGGCAGTTCGATACGAACGTGCTGGGGCTGATCCAGGCGACGCAGGAGGCAGCGAAGTACTTCAACGGTCATGGCGGCAGCGTGATCAATATTGGTTCGACGATCAGCTCGATCAACTCGCCGCAATCGACGGTGTATACAGCGACCAAGCATGCGGTTGACGGCATCACGCGCGTGTTGTCGAAGGAGCTTGCAGCGCGGAAGATCCGTGTGAACTCGATCAACCCGGGACTTGTCGTGACGGAAGGAACGCATACGGCGGGCGTGATTGGTGGCGAGTTCGAACAGCAGTTGATCGAATTGACGCCGATGGGCCGTGTTGGCCAGGTGTCGGACATTACACCGGTTGCAGTGTTCCTGGCTTCGGATGATTCCGGCTGGATTACGGGTGAGCTGTTGCTGGCATCGGGCGGCGCGCGCTAA
- a CDS encoding outer membrane protein has product MSGLGVYVRVRLCCCGMLAGLLLPGSMGAAGQARSTATQTLRLSAFGGINGTYTGLESGRNVGITAGADLGFRPFFGLRPSVEVRGTYPIHDDGVDSQRNVLAGGKIERAFGRLRPYGDVLFGRGAIDYPHGFEDPTGAVTYSRTVSSVPALGGGLDFDLTPHFAVKADVQVERYVTPVTVSGDVYAKSGTLGVVYRFDFNHHPRGLRRN; this is encoded by the coding sequence ATGTCCGGGCTTGGAGTGTACGTGAGGGTTCGTTTGTGTTGTTGTGGGATGTTGGCAGGCTTGCTGCTGCCTGGTTCGATGGGTGCGGCAGGACAGGCGCGGTCAACGGCGACGCAGACGTTACGGCTTTCGGCGTTCGGCGGGATCAATGGAACGTACACGGGACTGGAAAGTGGAAGGAACGTGGGGATCACCGCAGGCGCTGATCTGGGCTTTCGACCCTTCTTTGGGCTGCGGCCTTCAGTCGAAGTACGTGGGACTTACCCCATCCATGACGACGGTGTGGACAGCCAGCGGAACGTGCTGGCGGGCGGCAAGATCGAGCGAGCGTTTGGGCGGCTTCGGCCGTATGGGGATGTCCTGTTCGGGCGTGGCGCGATCGACTATCCGCACGGCTTTGAAGACCCGACGGGGGCGGTCACCTACTCGCGGACGGTATCGAGCGTGCCGGCGCTGGGTGGTGGGCTGGACTTCGATCTGACGCCGCACTTCGCTGTGAAGGCGGATGTGCAGGTGGAGCGGTATGTGACGCCGGTGACGGTCTCGGGCGATGTGTATGCGAAGTCCGGGACGTTGGGGGTTGTGTATCGGTTCGACTTCAACCATCATCCCCGGGGATTGCGCCGAAACTAA
- a CDS encoding M20/M25/M40 family metallo-hydrolase has translation MSFVRSFVRCCSLTAVVASFVVSAFAADKTPKKDAEVVPSYYGPQPATENVDLTMYARIREEGFKHSHVMQFAGALNDGIGPRLTGSPNMAKANAWTRDTLTTIGLENAHLEDWGEFGMGWQQINTWARMVSPDPEPLWLQAAPWSPATKGPVSGEVVYINPATADADKLKGTLAGKIVMLGAMRPTPDITEPLFHRYTDAELAEMTTYPNGQGRGALPPGQSAEQVRADRARQQAQRTALVKMIMGENVAAIITPSRDGGDGGGTGIIYDDNGANLMRNAQTRENAVTVPNAVMMIEHYNRLGRLIENHVPVTLEVNIDTKFTSDHEHGFDTVAEIPGNDPKLKDQVVMVGGHLDSWISGTGATDNGAGSIVAMESVRILKALGLKPKRTIRIALWSGEEQGLFGSLGYVKKHFGTFAEPEHADAATPAFLRERGKLTTTKEWETLDAYYNLDNGTGKVRGVYTQENFAIGPIFKQWIAPLADLGVTTISYRNTGGTDHLAYDAVGLPGFQYIQDPMDYETRTHHSDMDTVDRLHAADLEQAAIVEAIFLYNTSEREAMMPRKPFPHPENEKKATAPIAGIYPGAVEK, from the coding sequence ATGTCATTCGTCCGTTCGTTTGTTCGCTGCTGCTCGTTGACGGCAGTTGTTGCCAGTTTTGTTGTTTCTGCCTTTGCTGCGGATAAGACTCCGAAGAAAGATGCGGAGGTGGTGCCGTCGTACTACGGGCCGCAGCCGGCGACAGAGAATGTCGACCTGACGATGTATGCGCGGATTCGTGAGGAGGGCTTCAAGCACTCGCACGTGATGCAGTTTGCGGGCGCACTGAACGATGGGATCGGGCCACGGCTTACGGGATCGCCGAACATGGCGAAGGCGAATGCGTGGACGCGGGATACGCTGACGACGATCGGGCTTGAGAATGCGCACCTTGAGGACTGGGGCGAGTTCGGGATGGGCTGGCAGCAGATCAACACCTGGGCGCGGATGGTTTCGCCTGATCCGGAGCCACTCTGGCTGCAGGCTGCGCCGTGGTCTCCGGCTACGAAGGGTCCTGTGTCGGGCGAGGTTGTCTACATCAACCCAGCGACTGCCGATGCAGACAAGCTGAAGGGAACGCTGGCGGGGAAGATCGTGATGCTTGGTGCGATGCGCCCTACGCCGGATATTACGGAGCCGTTGTTCCACCGCTACACGGACGCTGAGCTTGCGGAGATGACGACCTACCCGAACGGCCAGGGTCGGGGTGCGCTGCCTCCGGGGCAGTCGGCTGAGCAGGTGCGGGCTGATCGTGCGCGGCAGCAGGCGCAGCGGACGGCGCTGGTAAAGATGATCATGGGCGAGAACGTCGCAGCGATCATTACGCCTTCGCGCGATGGTGGGGATGGCGGCGGGACCGGCATCATCTACGACGACAACGGTGCGAACCTGATGCGGAACGCGCAGACGCGGGAAAACGCGGTCACGGTGCCGAATGCGGTAATGATGATCGAGCACTACAACCGGCTTGGACGGCTGATCGAGAACCATGTGCCGGTGACGCTCGAGGTGAACATCGATACGAAGTTCACGAGCGACCATGAGCATGGATTCGATACGGTGGCCGAGATTCCGGGGAACGATCCGAAGCTGAAGGACCAGGTGGTAATGGTCGGCGGACACCTCGATAGCTGGATCTCGGGTACGGGCGCGACGGATAACGGTGCTGGTTCGATTGTGGCAATGGAGTCGGTGCGCATCCTGAAGGCGCTTGGCTTGAAGCCGAAGCGTACGATCCGGATTGCGTTGTGGTCGGGCGAGGAGCAGGGCCTGTTTGGATCACTGGGCTATGTGAAGAAGCACTTCGGCACGTTTGCGGAGCCGGAGCATGCGGACGCGGCGACCCCGGCCTTCCTGCGGGAGCGCGGCAAGCTGACGACGACGAAGGAGTGGGAGACGCTGGACGCCTACTACAATCTCGACAACGGTACGGGCAAGGTGCGCGGCGTGTACACGCAGGAGAACTTCGCCATCGGACCGATCTTCAAGCAGTGGATTGCGCCGCTCGCGGACCTTGGAGTGACGACGATCAGCTACCGGAATACGGGTGGAACGGATCACCTGGCGTATGACGCGGTCGGGCTGCCGGGCTTCCAGTACATCCAGGACCCGATGGACTATGAGACGCGGACGCACCACTCGGATATGGACACTGTCGACCGGCTGCATGCGGCGGACCTTGAGCAGGCGGCGATTGTCGAGGCAATCTTCCTCTACAACACGAGCGAGCGCGAGGCGATGATGCCGCGCAAGCCGTTCCCGCATCCTGAGAACGAGAAGAAGGCTACAGCTCCGATTGCGGGGATTTACCCGGGAGCCGTTGAGAAGTAG
- a CDS encoding class I SAM-dependent methyltransferase encodes MQAAIPSRTALRVALRRAAHQRYDAKPLVLDDPIAIPILGPEYLSELHKSATKLNKPFSLGMRAHLVARSRYAEDQLARAVVENNVQQYVLLGAGLDTFAHRSPHPNLHVFEVDHPATQQWKRDLLATTTLPHPAALTYVPVDFEVDTLPQQLQIAGHNPALPTVFAMLGVVPYLTREAFRATIAFIAAQPANSGLIFDYSQPRSALPFLEQLAHDSLAARVILAGEPFQLFFTPREAAAELAAFYDLEDLGAPEINALYFDTRPDKLRLVGTAGRLLSAWL; translated from the coding sequence GTGCAAGCCGCCATCCCCTCACGCACGGCTCTCCGCGTAGCCCTCCGCCGCGCCGCGCATCAGCGCTACGACGCCAAGCCCCTCGTCCTCGACGACCCCATCGCCATCCCGATCCTCGGCCCCGAATACCTCTCCGAGCTTCACAAATCAGCCACCAAGCTCAACAAGCCGTTCTCCCTCGGCATGCGAGCGCATCTCGTCGCCCGCAGCCGCTACGCCGAAGACCAGCTCGCCCGCGCAGTAGTCGAGAACAACGTCCAGCAGTATGTCCTCCTCGGCGCAGGCCTCGACACCTTCGCCCATCGCAGCCCCCACCCCAACCTGCACGTCTTCGAGGTCGATCATCCCGCGACCCAGCAGTGGAAGCGCGACCTCCTCGCCACTACAACGCTGCCCCATCCTGCCGCGCTCACCTACGTCCCGGTAGACTTCGAGGTCGATACGCTACCTCAGCAGTTACAAATAGCAGGCCACAATCCAGCGCTCCCGACAGTCTTTGCGATGCTCGGCGTCGTCCCGTATCTCACCCGTGAAGCCTTCCGCGCCACCATAGCCTTTATCGCCGCCCAGCCTGCCAACTCAGGCCTCATCTTCGACTACAGCCAGCCCCGCTCTGCTCTCCCCTTCCTGGAGCAGCTCGCGCACGACTCTCTCGCCGCCCGCGTCATCCTCGCCGGTGAGCCCTTCCAGCTCTTCTTCACGCCCCGCGAAGCCGCCGCTGAACTAGCCGCCTTCTATGACCTGGAAGACCTCGGCGCTCCCGAAATCAATGCCCTCTACTTCGATACCCGCCCCGACAAACTCCGCCTCGTCGGGACCGCCGGCCGCCTCCTCTCCGCCTGGCTATGA
- a CDS encoding vWA domain-containing protein: MGLQMGFRVSIVRAMLRCGACVLLAGAAFAQDEPTMTLHAYADLVQMPVLVLDSQRGRLPTVDMTRFRMTLNSGPPFRPTHVRLEGDDPIEMAILIDSDQRRNRLLLEMARGVASMVTESLGPQDKVVVYVLDCGGIRHSIHLPVERKQIEEAIKMLLVHQPLAADARQDAKACKAPPHLWSAMAYTVRELSTSPGRRVLLAVSDGQDGGSSVPWQALKDLATRGSVAVFSLATNEQQPLRFLETDDHMAMVCEFSGGLRLWSTDYDLQRKLREFVRMLRERYILDFPRPKRSPAGTVGVQVTLGESQVFIRASGVSFPLADDKLLADPTTVPSDPTRAPEVGSRRVLKSQ, from the coding sequence ATGGGGTTGCAGATGGGGTTCCGTGTCTCGATTGTGCGGGCGATGCTACGGTGCGGCGCTTGCGTTCTGCTGGCGGGTGCGGCGTTCGCGCAGGACGAGCCGACGATGACGCTCCATGCGTATGCGGACCTGGTCCAGATGCCGGTGCTGGTGCTTGATTCCCAGCGGGGACGGCTGCCGACGGTCGATATGACGCGGTTTCGGATGACGCTGAACTCGGGGCCGCCGTTTCGGCCGACCCATGTGCGGCTTGAGGGAGACGATCCGATCGAGATGGCCATCCTGATCGATAGCGATCAGCGGCGTAATCGGCTGCTGTTGGAGATGGCACGAGGTGTCGCCTCGATGGTGACGGAGTCGCTTGGACCGCAGGATAAGGTCGTGGTGTACGTGCTGGATTGTGGGGGGATTCGCCACTCGATTCACCTTCCGGTTGAGCGAAAGCAGATCGAAGAGGCGATCAAGATGCTGCTGGTTCACCAGCCTCTTGCGGCCGATGCGAGGCAGGATGCGAAGGCCTGCAAGGCTCCTCCTCATCTGTGGAGCGCGATGGCGTACACGGTGCGGGAGCTTTCGACATCGCCGGGGCGGCGGGTGCTGCTCGCGGTGAGCGACGGGCAGGATGGGGGTAGCTCGGTCCCGTGGCAGGCGCTGAAGGATCTTGCGACGCGGGGTAGTGTTGCTGTCTTCAGCCTCGCGACGAATGAGCAGCAGCCGTTACGCTTTCTGGAAACGGACGACCATATGGCGATGGTTTGCGAGTTCAGCGGGGGGCTGCGCCTTTGGAGCACGGATTACGATCTTCAGCGCAAGTTGCGGGAGTTCGTGCGGATGCTTCGGGAGCGATACATCCTCGACTTTCCTCGACCGAAACGTAGTCCGGCGGGGACGGTCGGGGTACAGGTGACGCTGGGCGAGTCTCAGGTGTTTATTCGCGCATCCGGAGTTTCATTTCCGCTTGCGGATGACAAACTGCTGGCCGATCCGACGACTGTTCCCTCGGACCCGACGCGCGCGCCTGAGGTTGGGTCGCGGCGGGTGTTGAAGTCGCAATGA
- a CDS encoding vWA domain-containing protein — protein sequence MMVLATLCRGCIVFALLLLMEVGLGFGQSEVASGTTNDGLMTLHAYVDLVQIPVLVLTPQRKPMRSFDPRKIVVSLNSGRPFAPSHVRLEGDDPLTVAILVDTHEGDNELLPGLADAIDSLVPTSLRPQDTVAVYGINCGLVRYARSRSAEGDWLRHAVEDAAAHKGEKPIRAIEAPRSPGDCEHYAHLWNSMAYLVKELSTLPGRRVILAVSKGGDGGSPMEWPDLRIYATSQGVTIFGLAPSDGNRNLVKEARETLAAVSELSGGLTMRSSASELPEVLKGFVGMLRGRYIIDFPRPVSSEPGRIDILVSLAKQSAFVRSSGISFPIADPKLRTDPNTVPSDPTRAPEIGSRRVLKAQ from the coding sequence ATGATGGTCCTTGCGACGTTGTGCCGGGGCTGCATCGTATTTGCCCTGCTCCTCCTGATGGAGGTTGGTCTGGGCTTTGGGCAGAGTGAAGTGGCGAGCGGCACAACGAATGATGGCTTGATGACGCTACATGCGTATGTGGATCTCGTGCAGATTCCGGTGCTGGTGCTTACACCGCAGCGGAAGCCGATGCGGTCATTCGATCCTCGCAAGATTGTGGTCAGCCTGAACTCTGGCCGGCCGTTTGCGCCATCTCATGTGCGCCTGGAGGGAGACGATCCACTTACGGTGGCCATCCTGGTCGACACACATGAAGGGGATAACGAGCTGTTGCCGGGCCTTGCGGATGCGATTGATTCGCTGGTGCCGACGTCTTTGCGGCCACAGGATACGGTTGCAGTCTACGGAATTAACTGTGGACTGGTGCGGTATGCGAGGAGTCGAAGCGCCGAGGGAGATTGGCTCAGGCATGCAGTGGAGGATGCTGCGGCGCACAAAGGGGAAAAACCCATCCGTGCGATTGAGGCGCCACGGAGTCCGGGCGATTGTGAGCATTACGCGCATCTCTGGAACTCCATGGCGTATCTCGTGAAGGAGCTTTCGACGCTGCCTGGTCGGCGCGTCATCCTGGCTGTCAGCAAGGGAGGCGATGGCGGAAGCCCGATGGAATGGCCGGACCTGAGGATCTATGCGACGAGCCAGGGCGTAACCATCTTTGGGCTCGCTCCCTCAGACGGCAACCGCAACTTAGTGAAGGAGGCGCGTGAAACTCTTGCGGCTGTGAGCGAACTTAGCGGTGGGCTGACGATGCGGAGTTCGGCCAGCGAGCTTCCGGAGGTGCTCAAGGGGTTCGTGGGCATGCTTCGCGGTCGATACATTATCGATTTCCCGCGTCCGGTAAGCAGTGAGCCCGGAAGGATCGACATCCTGGTTTCATTGGCGAAGCAATCAGCATTCGTGCGCTCTTCGGGGATCTCATTTCCGATCGCTGATCCGAAGCTGCGAACTGACCCGAACACGGTACCCTCTGACCCGACGCGCGCGCCTGAGATTGGGTCGCGGCGGGTGCTGAAGGCGCAGTAG
- the accD gene encoding acetyl-CoA carboxylase, carboxyltransferase subunit beta: MTWFKREDHAIINDAEKTVRTEGLWTKCGACGQPIFKADLTANLQVCPKCGYHFRFDARSRIDNLLEPGYELVDLGLLSTDPLKFTDLKPYKRRLEEARKKTGLNDAIINATGLLGPHPVVLSVMEYAFIGGSMGAVVGETIARAIDRSLATRHPLIIVAASGGARMMEGIASLMQLAKISSGLARLDDAKVPYISVMTDPTTGGVTASFAMLGDLNIAEPGALIGFAGPRVIEQTIRQKLPEGFQRSEFLLAHGFLDAIVLRKDMKSYLAQSLTWMTDQPTP; encoded by the coding sequence ATGACCTGGTTCAAGCGCGAAGATCACGCGATCATCAATGACGCCGAGAAGACCGTCCGCACCGAAGGCCTCTGGACGAAATGCGGAGCCTGCGGACAGCCCATCTTCAAGGCTGACCTCACCGCCAACCTCCAGGTCTGTCCCAAGTGCGGCTACCACTTCCGCTTCGACGCCCGCAGCCGCATCGATAATCTCCTCGAGCCCGGCTACGAACTCGTCGATCTCGGACTTCTCTCCACCGACCCCCTCAAGTTCACAGACCTCAAACCCTACAAGCGCCGCCTCGAAGAAGCCCGAAAGAAGACCGGCCTCAACGACGCCATCATCAATGCCACCGGCCTCCTCGGTCCTCATCCCGTAGTCCTCAGCGTGATGGAGTACGCCTTCATCGGCGGCAGCATGGGTGCCGTCGTGGGCGAAACCATCGCCCGCGCCATCGACCGCTCGCTCGCCACGCGCCACCCGCTCATCATCGTCGCCGCCTCCGGTGGAGCCCGCATGATGGAGGGCATCGCGTCGCTCATGCAGCTCGCCAAGATCTCCTCCGGACTGGCTCGACTCGACGATGCAAAGGTTCCCTACATCTCCGTCATGACCGACCCCACCACCGGCGGCGTCACCGCCAGCTTCGCCATGCTGGGTGACCTCAACATCGCCGAACCCGGTGCCCTGATCGGCTTTGCAGGCCCCCGCGTCATCGAGCAGACGATCCGCCAGAAGCTCCCCGAGGGCTTCCAGCGCAGCGAATTCCTCCTCGCCCACGGCTTTCTCGACGCCATCGTCCTTCGCAAAGATATGAAGTCCTATCTTGCCCAGAGCCTCACCTGGATGACCGACCAGCCAACCCCCTAA